A genomic stretch from Ureibacillus composti includes:
- a CDS encoding metal-dependent hydrolase, with the protein MNKPAHLSVGLTVGIATSKYILETIQYNGIVDEIVGVTAVICGALFGSLLPDIDHPKSYIGRRLRMTSFMISKTFGHRGIVHTPIVVIAFTAFIYFLTLQLNGIMQDVSLSFVIGLGTGMLSHLLLDMMNKRGIPFFYPFTSKTFHIATFKTGGIGDTITNTGCILLIFWMLQDSVIGLIKSLL; encoded by the coding sequence ATGAATAAACCCGCGCATTTATCAGTGGGCTTGACAGTAGGAATTGCTACCTCTAAATATATATTGGAAACAATTCAGTATAATGGGATCGTGGATGAGATTGTTGGCGTTACAGCTGTCATTTGTGGAGCACTTTTTGGCTCACTTCTCCCAGATATTGACCATCCTAAAAGCTATATTGGAAGAAGGCTTAGAATGACTTCTTTTATGATCAGTAAAACCTTTGGACATCGTGGAATTGTACATACTCCGATTGTAGTGATTGCTTTTACAGCATTCATATATTTCCTAACGTTGCAATTAAACGGCATCATGCAAGACGTTTCACTTTCCTTTGTCATAGGTTTAGGTACTGGAATGCTCAGCCATTTGTTGTTAGACATGATGAATAAAAGAGGTATTCCGTTTTTCTATCCTTTTACATCGAAAACCTTCCATATCGCAACATTTAAAACAGGTGGAATTGGCGATACGATTACCAATACTGGATGTATTCTATTAATTTTTTGGATGTTACAAGATTCAGTGATTGGGTTGATCAAAAGTTTGCTTTAG
- a CDS encoding SDR family NAD(P)-dependent oxidoreductase: MNKQVAIVTGAGRGIGKGIAENLIKKGYKVALADILEEVVAEGESFGDELTAKGYQLDIRNKDQVKSFMEEVNSHFGSLNILVNVAGTCNRKAFSEMTLEDWNLDVATNMTGTFLMCQSAIYPYMKEAGYGRIVNIASVSGLTGGVGPVYEDGSGGRSGIAYAASKAGVINMTKWIAREVGKYGITCNAIAPGVIRTEMTKDAYYDFSNQPIQKWGEPQDIATAVNFLVSEESSFITGVCLNVDGGSTMV, encoded by the coding sequence ATGAATAAACAAGTAGCCATTGTAACTGGAGCAGGAAGAGGAATTGGTAAAGGGATAGCTGAAAATCTAATTAAAAAAGGGTACAAGGTTGCACTTGCTGATATTTTAGAAGAGGTCGTTGCTGAGGGAGAGTCATTTGGTGATGAACTTACTGCCAAAGGCTATCAACTTGATATCCGTAACAAAGATCAAGTGAAAAGTTTTATGGAAGAGGTTAACTCACATTTCGGTAGTTTAAATATTTTAGTAAATGTTGCGGGGACATGTAATAGAAAAGCTTTTTCTGAGATGACATTAGAAGATTGGAATTTGGATGTTGCAACAAATATGACCGGGACATTTTTGATGTGTCAATCAGCAATTTATCCCTATATGAAAGAGGCTGGCTACGGAAGAATTGTTAACATTGCTTCTGTATCAGGCTTGACAGGTGGTGTGGGGCCGGTTTATGAAGATGGTTCAGGTGGAAGATCTGGTATCGCGTACGCAGCTTCAAAAGCAGGTGTGATTAATATGACAAAATGGATAGCTAGAGAAGTCGGCAAATATGGAATTACATGTAATGCAATAGCACCTGGTGTTATTCGAACAGAAATGACAAAAGATGCGTATTATGATTTTTCAAATCAACCTATCCAAAAATGGGGAGAGCCTCAAGATATCGCTACAGCAGTGAATTTTTTAGTCAGCGAAGAAAGTTCATTTATAACAGGCGTATGTTTAAATGTAGATGGTGGTTCTACAATGGTTTAG
- a CDS encoding MFS transporter produces the protein MSRNTKIILYLLMFNAFITMGGLGIIIPVMPSYLHIFNAGGQVYGLLIATFSFAQLIMSPVVGDLSDRFGRKNFIVMGLVIYGISLILFGVANALWLLFVSRLLSGVGAAFVMPTILAYVGDITTVEERGKGMSFVGAAISFGFTVGPGIGGGLSGINLEFPFYFAGAMAIAAAIFSWIYIPNVGRNTNIQVIRPRENLVKQLITSVKVPYFVFLIVVFTFSFGIANYQATMSLYLNDKFEYTPFLISIIFTVGGFAGVILQLFIMNRLFNRFGEVKIILFNLVMAAVTLFLLIYVNGFFIILLVASLNTVAATFIRPAVNTVISKSAGAEQGFAAGMNNAYMSLGNMVGPICAGFLYDWKMESPYIFGALILLSCFVLTYFWSMKKTIHPVLETKGVHE, from the coding sequence ATGTCACGCAATACGAAAATCATTCTTTATTTATTAATGTTTAATGCGTTTATCACCATGGGAGGGTTAGGAATCATTATCCCTGTCATGCCATCCTATTTGCATATTTTCAACGCGGGTGGTCAGGTTTATGGTTTGTTAATTGCGACCTTTTCCTTTGCCCAATTAATTATGTCTCCAGTCGTAGGTGATTTGTCTGATCGTTTTGGCCGAAAAAATTTTATTGTGATGGGTCTAGTCATCTATGGGATATCACTGATCCTGTTCGGTGTTGCAAATGCGCTTTGGTTATTATTTGTTTCTCGTTTACTTAGTGGAGTAGGAGCAGCATTTGTCATGCCAACGATTTTAGCTTACGTCGGTGATATCACAACGGTGGAAGAACGTGGGAAGGGCATGAGTTTCGTTGGTGCGGCCATCAGTTTTGGTTTTACTGTTGGTCCAGGAATTGGTGGAGGTTTATCGGGAATTAATTTAGAATTTCCTTTCTATTTTGCCGGTGCGATGGCCATAGCGGCAGCAATTTTTTCATGGATTTACATACCAAATGTTGGGCGCAATACAAACATCCAAGTGATACGACCACGTGAAAATTTAGTGAAACAATTAATCACTTCCGTCAAAGTACCCTATTTTGTCTTTTTAATCGTAGTTTTCACCTTTAGTTTCGGGATTGCAAATTACCAAGCAACGATGTCATTATATTTAAATGATAAATTTGAGTATACACCGTTTTTAATTTCAATTATTTTTACTGTCGGTGGATTTGCAGGGGTCATTCTCCAATTATTCATCATGAATAGATTATTCAACCGGTTTGGTGAAGTGAAGATTATTCTATTTAATTTAGTCATGGCTGCTGTTACATTATTCTTACTCATCTATGTGAATGGCTTTTTCATCATTTTATTGGTGGCCAGCTTAAATACAGTTGCTGCAACGTTTATTCGACCTGCAGTAAATACGGTCATAAGTAAAAGTGCTGGTGCTGAGCAAGGGTTTGCGGCGGGGATGAATAATGCATACATGAGTCTTGGAAACATGGTTGGACCAATTTGTGCAGGGTTCTTGTACGATTGGAAGATGGAATCACCTTATATATTTGGTGCATTAATTCTATTAAGCTGTTTTGTACTAACATATTTTTGGAGCATGAAGAAAACCATTCATCCTGTGTTAGAGACGAAGGGGGTTCATGAGTAA
- a CDS encoding acyl-CoA dehydrogenase family protein, translating into MVLEVKSVDVYKTLMESAKRIGQAAEAESVQADLNSSISENIINLIREEGINKLILPKRFGGPQIDFTTFADMVKEVGYYNLSAAWITYFFSLHNAWVAYLPEHRQKEIVQSGGLLADIFAPIGKLEKVDGGFIISARYNFVSGIKYAGWVGVGALHQSEGSDKKTMHGFVINTKELEIVENWNSLGLRGSGSHTIIVDNVFVPDDMVIDLGAMAANRKPNLKDYDEDYLYYNAPFHPAFFVGFPAMAIGAAERVLDEFKKATKGRVRMNGEQEVASPRSQRVLATLTLKLQSAKSLMKTYIEMLENNEGVHPSEFKAIRAEIIQNCVDISVKTILTLGAFALVKGNPVEMITRDLIAIGTHVTSLYEDAVEAYGKHLFDYPSPVMG; encoded by the coding sequence ATGGTTCTAGAAGTGAAAAGTGTTGATGTATATAAAACGTTAATGGAAAGCGCGAAACGAATTGGGCAAGCAGCGGAAGCGGAGTCAGTGCAAGCAGATCTCAATTCATCAATATCTGAAAATATCATCAACTTAATACGTGAAGAGGGGATTAATAAATTAATCTTACCGAAGCGTTTCGGTGGACCACAGATTGATTTCACGACTTTTGCAGATATGGTGAAAGAAGTTGGCTATTATAATTTATCAGCGGCTTGGATCACTTACTTCTTCTCTCTTCATAACGCATGGGTAGCCTATTTACCAGAGCATCGTCAAAAAGAAATCGTTCAGTCGGGCGGCTTACTGGCAGATATCTTTGCTCCAATCGGGAAATTAGAAAAAGTTGATGGCGGATTTATCATTAGTGCTAGATACAATTTTGTGAGTGGTATTAAATATGCAGGTTGGGTCGGTGTGGGTGCCTTACATCAAAGCGAAGGTTCAGATAAAAAGACGATGCACGGGTTTGTTATTAATACGAAGGAACTTGAAATTGTCGAGAATTGGAATTCCTTGGGATTAAGAGGATCTGGTAGTCATACAATTATTGTAGACAATGTTTTTGTTCCAGATGATATGGTCATTGATTTAGGGGCAATGGCGGCAAATCGTAAACCAAACCTAAAGGATTATGATGAAGACTATTTATACTATAATGCTCCATTTCATCCGGCCTTCTTTGTTGGGTTCCCTGCAATGGCAATAGGTGCTGCAGAACGAGTACTAGATGAATTTAAAAAGGCAACAAAAGGGCGCGTACGTATGAATGGTGAACAAGAAGTGGCAAGTCCACGAAGCCAACGTGTTTTAGCAACTTTAACGCTGAAATTGCAATCAGCGAAAAGCCTAATGAAAACATATATTGAAATGCTTGAGAATAACGAAGGAGTTCATCCAAGTGAATTTAAAGCGATTCGCGCGGAAATCATTCAAAACTGTGTAGATATTAGCGTAAAAACAATCCTAACACTAGGAGCCTTTGCTTTAGTCAAAGGAAATCCAGTTGAAATGATTACACGTGATTTAATTGCCATTGGAACACATGTAACTTCTTTATATGAAGATGCTGTAGAAGCTTATGGTAAACATTTATTCGATTACCCATCACCAGTCATGGGGTAA
- a CDS encoding VOC family protein, producing the protein MTKFHYAPEIAKLGHVALVSTDLEKSLWFFKDVIGLEETREVDGVHYLRAWGDFEHHTLSITAGPESRIDHIGWKAKRSEDVENFATLLQDAGVEVDKIAAGEEAGQGDAIRFELPSGHRFEIYFEMEKPEPELHRKAVLKNQTYKAWAKGISPRRIDHVNLATSMDSKIITDFLAEKLGFKMREYLVAPDDSQISGWMSVTPLVHDVAIMKTQTAKTPHELHHLSYWLDNAQDVLRAADILCEHEIVFVGPGKHGISQAMYIYVKDPGSGVRLEIFSNGYLIFEPDWKPIKWTFDEMSTGFTYWGEQSGLNNPKDDETTLTAGFIRSSVK; encoded by the coding sequence ATGACAAAGTTTCATTATGCACCAGAAATCGCGAAGTTAGGACATGTGGCATTAGTGTCCACAGATTTAGAAAAATCATTGTGGTTCTTTAAAGATGTGATCGGGCTAGAAGAAACGAGAGAAGTAGATGGCGTTCATTACTTAAGAGCCTGGGGCGACTTCGAGCACCATACGTTATCCATTACAGCTGGTCCAGAATCTCGTATTGACCATATCGGTTGGAAAGCAAAGCGCAGTGAAGATGTAGAAAATTTTGCGACGCTACTTCAAGATGCAGGAGTAGAAGTAGACAAAATTGCTGCGGGTGAGGAAGCGGGTCAAGGGGATGCCATTCGTTTCGAGTTGCCAAGTGGCCATCGTTTTGAGATTTACTTTGAGATGGAAAAACCAGAGCCTGAGCTTCATCGCAAGGCCGTCTTAAAAAATCAAACGTATAAAGCGTGGGCAAAAGGGATTTCACCTCGAAGAATTGACCATGTGAATTTAGCAACAAGTATGGATTCTAAAATTATTACAGATTTCTTAGCTGAAAAACTAGGATTTAAAATGCGCGAATATTTAGTAGCACCAGATGATAGCCAAATTTCTGGCTGGATGAGTGTTACACCATTAGTGCATGATGTAGCAATTATGAAAACGCAAACGGCAAAAACACCACATGAATTGCACCACTTATCGTATTGGTTAGATAATGCGCAAGATGTATTACGCGCTGCAGACATTTTATGCGAACATGAAATTGTCTTTGTTGGCCCAGGGAAGCATGGTATCTCTCAAGCGATGTACATTTATGTAAAAGACCCAGGCAGTGGCGTACGTTTAGAGATTTTCTCAAATGGTTACTTAATTTTCGAACCAGATTGGAAGCCAATTAAATGGACATTCGATGAAATGTCAACAGGCTTCACTTATTGGGGAGAGCAATCAGGCTTAAACAACCCGAAAGATGATGAAACAACTTTAACTGCTGGCTTTATTAGATCGAGTGTGAAATAA